TCTACGGTACTTTTTATAAATGAAATACCAGGGACATGATAGAACCATGTCTAGATACCTACATGCAAATGGACAATCACTAATGGTGCCTAAAGCTTGAGCTCTAAAATTAATGTCTAGAACACTATTTAAAATGCACACCCCTGGATTTGACTACTCTGGTGCAGTTTGTTTTGTTTCTTACCAATATCATTTAGATTTGGTTAAAAAAATGCTCAACTTGTGAAGAAAATAAACATGTCCATGGACAAGTGAGTGTACACGAATGAGAGCATCCCATTTTGGAAAAAACTTGGTCACTAAAATAGTCTGGACAGAGCGTACCATCACGTAGCTGAGCCTGTTGCTCCATAGCTTGTAGCCGAAGCTTAAGCTCAGTGTTCTCAGTAGTTAAGCCTGTTGTATCTCTCtagaaagaacacaagaattaAGACTATTAACATTCAGGTAATAATCAATATAGAAGCATTAAATCAACATAAAACAGAACACATCAAAACTAGTGGCAAATCCAGAAAAATAAGATGCCGTTATTTAGTTAGAAGCATATGCAACTACATCCACAGAGCAAGAGGGCTCTCAATTGCAAAAAGAACTAAAGCCTCCAGCTGCTAAAAGCTATTGATTTATTAGAAAGTAGAATTGtcaaattttaattgttaaatttgtaGATACGACATTCTCATAAAAAGGAATGGAAATAATCACCACAATAAACAATCTCATAAGTTATGTAACTAGACAGGTATGCATATTTTAGAACCTGGAATAGAGTTAGTTGTGCAGAAAGAGTAGTTGCTTCTGTTTGAAGTGTTTGAACTTTTCTCTCCAGTTCAGATATATACCGGGCCTTCCTCTCTTTAGAGCGAGCAGCTGACTGCCGATTTGCAATGATCCTACACAAATTATGTACTTTCTTAGCAAAACTTAAAAAGTAAACACAAATCTGACCATTTAATGAGTTTATCAAATCTATGAGAGAAAATTTTGCACTAAGTTTTCAGGAGTGTTGAGCAGAGAGATGAGAACAGCTCTAGCTCATCCACCTCATCCAATGCTCATGCATTTAAGGCAAAATACACCTTGTCAGTATTTTATAACTAACAGGATTAGAGTTTAGAAGCTCTCAAACGCTAGAAAATAGTGAATGGAAAAGGTTAAAACATCCCAAACGTAGAAATCTGTCCGCACATGACATAACCCAACCCATTCTTGTAAGTTCCGAAGTTTGGAAAGACAGCTTCTTTGCACAAAAAGTTGAACTTAAATGAAACCAACAGTATTCAAATGTGCGAGACATAGAAACATTCAAATTATGATTTCAATGAAATCCATAACGTTCAATAAGTCATTTTATTGATGTTTAAGTGAAGTTCACCATATTTAGTCAATCTAATGATAGTTGCATCTTTGTACTGCATAGAATATGGTCACAGGACCAGACTTCAAAATTAACACTTCATAAAGGCAGGGTGTGCCATGATAAATAGGTATATATTACAAAACAGATTATCGAACTTTAAAGAGAGAAGGATAAAACTAttacgcaaaaaaaaaaaatcctttagAAGGAGATAGAGTGACAAGGTCAATAAGTTTACAATCAGGAACAACTCTATCAGATTAATTGAAGCTAAACTATGCTAGTATTTATGGAGAAAATGTTCAATGAGACTGACATAAAATCTGACCTACTCATGACCATACCATTACAGCATTAGATGGTgaaacagcccatatatatgttGAGATTCCCCTAGACAAGCAAAAGATATACTTGGCGATAGATTATGCAATACAAGATTTGATTTACTATTAGAATTATGTTAGTTGGATTCGGCACTTCTGACTACAGTATTTCATTAAGCATTTATGCCATCTCCGAATCATAGTACAAAACaaatcatgaaaaaaaaatatatatatatataagaaaaacatATTGCACTGTCCAACAAAAGAAGCCAAACACACAGCACAAATAATCCCTAAAAAAGCATGCATAAAAAGAAACTTTGTAATTCACATGAATTTGTTTCGTAAAAATACATTAAGGCCCTAAAATAATGAGAATCCCATTAATCAAAGGGTGAGAAAGGTCAACTGAAGCGTCACTTGTCAAAAATGATAGCCAAAACCATAAGTCAAAAGAACGCATGAACCAAGAACATTAGCTAAGAACCATTCATGATCCATATATATAAACCCATACTCTCCAAATTCTCAAATGCGTATCTTCCAACCCTCAATTTCTTTCAAATTCTAACCTCCCCATAATTTTTTTTCACGTTCAAACTATTTAAATTCCTTGCTTGGGGTTCCTAGTAAACTCCATTCAGAAGCACCCAAAACATAAGGGGGGAAAAGTAAACTTCATcactaagataaaaaaaaaaaaacactttcgaTAAAACAATCATAATGCCCatgaaaagaaaaggaacaaaccaaccaaagaagtaaaaaaaactcgtataaactaaaaatataatttctttaaacaACAAAAAGATTTACTGTCTTCTAAAAAAGTTCCAAACTTGCAACTTCTACTACAATTTGATACGTACCCCAGGCTCAAATTCACTTCAAAAAGGCCCAAAAAAATAGTTTGAGGGAAAAAGGAAATAATTCCACAAAACTTTTGGCTCTCTTTGGGTCAATAGTCCACAATTCAGCAAGCTTATCAGGTGACATAGCTTTCTTAGCTTCAATCGACTCCATTAACGAGCACCCATCAATCGAATGACTATACCTATGCCTTCCTTTCCCTCCTCCATTATTCTTCTCTCCCTTCCCCGACAAGCCACTCATTTCCTCTCCCTCCGGATTCCGACCCGAACCACCACTGGAAGACCCGGCAGCCCCCCCTCCATCTTCTGACCCCTTGGATGATCCTCCCAGCTTCTCAATATCCACGTAAGTGCAAAACAAGTCGTCTTCGGATCCCAACCCTTCGAAGGGGTCGGAGACGAGATCCAAGTCGTCAGGGATCCGAAACTGGACTTCGGAATGGACCCGCCTGTGATAAGAGCCTCGAAATGAGGTTGGGTGGGGGAAGGAGGGCGTGGTTTGAGCGGCGGATGATGATGCATTGGAGGGGAATGGTGGATCGGGGTTGGGGTCTAGACTTGGCGGGTCCTGCATTTTTGGTGTTCCCTTTTTAGATTTCAGATCTCAGGAGAGAAATGTGAGAGGAAAATATCGCTGACTGTTGAAATCTTTTCCTCTTCAGCTTTCTTCTTTCGGTCTCTGCCCCAAAGAAAACATTAAAGAATGTCTCTAAAACGATGAGAACTcgcatattatataattttttacatttgaattatataaaataaCCAACAAAAATCGATTTTATTCCCTTTTAACTCCATTTGGTTTAAATAATTACATCCTTACAATTGAAGTTAATTTGTATCAACTATCGGTAAAttgtcattatatatatatatataaaatgtccataacttttaattttaatcacTCAATTCCCCTTTTCCATGCACTCTTAATTTACCAAAAACATATATTTGTTACTACACTATGAATTTCTATAAATTAAATACCCaacataaactttaaattttcattagaaataaataaagatgatcAAACCAAACATGTATAGCATAATTTGTTTTCCTCCCCTTTGCCCCTTTTGAGTGAATTGTTTCTTTGGTACGGTTTAACACATTCTAACATTATATGCTTTCCTCCTTCAAAGGTATCATCTTCAACTTACTTTCGAAACGAGGACCatctgtaaaaaaaaaatacataaaagaacATGGACTTACTTCATTCATGGTCaaatgaagagaagaaaagaatcATATTGTGGGAATCATATAGTGGAAAGTTGTGTAACTGGATAATGGGGTTTTAaggtctctttttttttctttttttttttaagaaaacttttcaaaaaaatttataattttaattatatttaaatataatttcaagaaataaataaattgatattttgagttacagtttaaggactaaattagttATTAAGCCTATAAGAAAATATGTCATGTCATTAATTTATTTgtgatatttttttttcatagttgaatgatcaaaacaaaaacttattAATAATCGAATAATTAATAACGTAGCTTACCCAAATATATTTGAGGAACAATAATATAACAATCTATGTTGACATCCGCTAATAAATTAACAAATAGGTggcttaaataattaatttcaaatatttaagtGACTAACTTATAACATTTCATAATTAAGCGATCAAAATATATACTTAATGATAATTTATTGACTATGGGTGTAGATTACCCAATTGATTATTACAATGCACAGATGAATAGATTAATGTTTGAAATATGTTCAAAGCTAGACCAAAATATGACGTGATAAAACTAAAGTCTCAAAGGTTGAAGACATCAACTTTTACATGAATCATCTATACCATAATTAAAACTTTCTAATTGAATCAAagtgaaatttaaacttaaatcatttttatacTTTAGTTAAAGCTATATTtgggtttatattttttatttgattttttataaatttgtaataaataatatattttttacttcGATAATTTGTGGAGGAAATAAATTTAGTCTTCATATtattaaagagaaataaataagTTCAAATCGtatagagttaacatttattatatataaaatgtcttgaaattttttttctcaattatagttcaattttaaataaaagattttatttacataactataaaaattttaaaaatattagttttgttaaacaataaatgattttttaaaaacaataaatcttaattttatttcaatttaatttagtttgaatttaagtaaaataatctatttaataataataatttatttatttaagtccTTGGCCCGTCATTTTTATATGTACAATGTCGATTCAAGCAAAGAAACCAATTGATTGCTTCTGCTTAGCTTTTACCTAATAAAGCTGTCGACattattgtgaaaattttgagggGCATAAGCCCATAATTAATTAACTCATCTCCTTGaaatcatataaataaaatatttaattgaaatttaatataattaaaaatcccATGCTAAACAAAGGTTTTAGAGTGGAGATTTGACATGTGGAcctcttgattttctttttaggtGACCCATGGAGATAATGTCATCGCCCACGTGATCTCCATGTGCCTCACTCTTTTCTTTCATATCTATTGTAGCTTAGGTTGTTCTTTTGGACCATTCTCAGCAGCTGCTTGAGCTTTGCAGTGTTCAAACTACTGCAACTTCGCCTTCAGGATTTCATGAAGAAGAGATAACATCAGCATTTTCATATCATACCCTTCTTGGgtttttaacaaaataatgttttaaaggttttatttaaaaacttaactaattcataaaacatgaaagaattacttaaaaatataaataagttctAGAATATTAAATAATTCgtaatatatgaaaaaattacgggaaagttttcaaaaaattaaataattacttacACTATGAAAGCATTtcttaaaacataatttttttttaaaattaagtaattcATAGTATATAAAAGAATTACTTAAAAATACGaggtttttcaaaaaattaagtgacttttaaaacataaaagaagtacgaaaaaatatttttttctagtaTGGTGtttatatttgacaaaagttatacatTTAATATCTAGAAGTAATGGtgttaactttttaatatttaatttgaattttaaggtttggtgaaaatttataattaactaataatatttgtaaataattttcATTAGATTAACCCAAAAAAACAACCATCATactaaatttaacaaattaaatacaaaataacACTAGATTTATTCtataaataaaatcttaaaaagtcaaacttaataatattagcaattaaaatttcataaaatcgtTATCTttgaatctaaaaatatataacttttgaaggttaaatattaaaagttagtatcgataccttaaaatacaaaaatatataaatatcacattaaaaaatttatcaaatttaaatatcaattggGTAAAAGGCTAAAACACCTGGAATTCACTTGAGATTTTGGTGCTTATAAAAGTCATAATCAATCAAATGGATGCCTTGAATCGGTGTCATCAGTTTGATATACCACTTGCAATCTCTTTCCACGGCAAATTTTATGTATAACATCGTTACAGCTTGTTATTTTGACTGCAAGTAAAgaatttctaattattttagatAGCACTGTGGTGGggtaaaattgaatgaaaatattttaaattaattgaattgatgttaacttaatttgatttttttaaattaaatcgaGAAAAGTAAAATTCAAGTTGAATCGACTAAAATTATTCGAGTTAAGTTAAAAAAACTAAACATGTCAAACTAAAATCTTATTACAATAGggctccgtttgtttgccagtaaaatattttccggaaaatgatttgcttttctggtgtttggatgaatttgtgtaaaatatttcctgttgtttggcagattttctgaaaatattttacggaaaaattgtttttacatatattaataaatttatattttaaattgtttttacatatattgcaatgatttatttataaataaataaatcaaattaaatatataataatactcaattattaagctagaatattaactgtcataaattaaaaacaaccaaagtcaaataaattatttgtaactgtgttataaaaaaaacaaggattgaataattataaattagttttcaaaccacaattaatactagaaattaataatattatccaaatacataattagtagtacaccacataataacaacaatattgtccaagtgcataactaatattacaccacgttaaaagtatcaataccttcaacattgagaaaatttttgaagctaaatttttctatgtttcttacttttaactaaaaaaagctTTGGCCTCGAATTCATGACTCATTagataatcaaacacagaacacaggaagtcatcatcaaatccttctacctccatcgacatcacttcttcgtaaagatgtggtgtcttatccacaataaattgttccaaagcattagcaattttgccaagttgttcacccacaaatttaatttgttcatcaacgacaTTTTCTTAAGCATTTTTTCTTTTACGCTTGGATGTGTCAGATGAAGATATTTTTGTTCTTACCTCTTTAGTCTCTTCATTGTCGCAATCTATAGGCACGAAATCTCTTACATTCATAACATTAAACGTCCTTTTTTTCTTGTCTCACTGTATCTACTTTAGTTCCCTTCTTAATGAACCTCTTCATTTTCGGTGAGTAAGGCTAATTGTTTTTAGATCTCATCAATGTTCTCCATTTTTTGTCTCCCTATTGGATAGCCTTTTGAGCATTGAATGCTACGTTCTTTGGCAAACCTATTTTTTCACATTTTGCTTCCTCTATATTCAACTCAAAGGTTTGAAGTAAGCCTATAAACTTGTCCAGCTTGAGAGCAATAATATATTTGGCCTCCTCTATTTTCGTGACTTAGTGATGAACCATTCTAGTAAAGATCTCAACATTTTGCGTACCACTTTATCATTAGAAAAATGTTTACCAAGATAGAAAGCCTCATTAGAAATCTCACATAATCTTGCATAAAACTTAGAGATATTTTCAtattcaaacattttaaaattttcgaactTGGTTGTTAAAATATAAAGTTTTGACATACGTACAACATCATTTCCTTCATGTTGATTTTTCAAGATTGTATATGCTTGCTTAGCACATTTACATACAAAAATGACTTTAAGTTAGTCTAAGTCAACTCCACTGAAAATTACATTTAAGGCTTGTAAATTTTAATGAAAAGCAACGGGGTGGAGTAATTGAACTACCTTCCTTCATGAATTCCTTAATCGTAAATCGAACAAAGGATCACCTTCAAATAACATTTAAAGCCCACTCTGATactaattgaaaaataattagttTGCCAATATGATAAATCAACTTTGCCTAACGTTAATAAATGGAATGaaacatatttttattggtaTGATCAGACCTATTATCAGAAATCAATCTTGAACCTAACGAATCATTTCTTtttctaatataaaaaatatgagatTTCACTAAGTTGATTCTTAAGAAATCTTGAATTAAACCATTTGTCCTTACTTTAACAAAGGAAGTACAAACCTCTTCGACAGAAGAACTTTTGTTGTCTTAGCCCCAACTCAACACTAAACAAGTTCAAACTAATTGAATACTTGTGTAAAAAATTCTCCAAGTTGGTTTGCCATTTTTGTAAAGGATATAATTGGAAACTCGAAGTTGCATATGATCTTTTCCCGAAATAGGTTTTGGGGGAAGAGTGTTGCTAAATTTAGACTGTCTGATTTTTAATATGGGGTTACAGGTCGACAGgcaatgaaaaaaataagagcAAAAAAGAATTGACATGATCGATAATTATTAACGTAGTTCAAACACAATGGTCTTACGTCTATGGAGCCTCACCCggtaaataattttattcaacaatCGTTCGAATTACCTATTAGCTTAAGCCCAATCTACCCTTACACAAAGAAGTAATTGCAACCTTAATACCAGAACCCATTTGTTACAAATCACTCACACAAATACTTCACAATTCAACCAATAAACTCTCCAAAGAATACCTAAAAGAGTGTCACAAAATAACTACAAAAACACAACAAAAACTGTTGATAAATACATTCCAAAATCTGCTCTTGATGTGCAACACAAAACAACTTATTTATAGGCCTCTTCAAGTGGTCAATCGATAATGTTTTGAAAGGCTTTAAACTTCTATTTAAAAGCTGAAATTATCTCATTAATTTTCCCGAGTATTTGTCACTAAGTCTTTATAAATCAGTCTTCCAACTGCTCCAAAACTTTCttgaataaatatgatatttattgtaacaccccttacccttattcgatgccggaatagggtacgaggcattaccggacttaaactcaaataaacattcaaaactgagacataaatttccactcaaatttaaaactttttgaaaacattcatattgtcccttaaacgagcctacgaggcccaaaacacgcaTTATAAGTTAtacgggactaaaccgagaactttagaaaacttcccaacacttagaaaatttttcatcaaaacagaggtcacacgcccgtgtgggtaggccgtgtgaacaCACATGCTCGTGCCCCTAACCTGTAtaactttctgtttatgacgtcatcaacaaattgaagtcacaaattgaagtcacatgcccgtgtgcttaggccgtgtgggcgatttaattttcataatttttcataaaataggtgcagacttcacacgccttgggcacacgcccatgtccctaggctgtgtccttcacacggttgagacacacgaccgtgtctctgcccgtgtggaaaaaaataaggttatttaccaagccattttgtcactcttacttgcaccaacctacacaacaat
The sequence above is drawn from the Gossypium hirsutum isolate 1008001.06 chromosome A05, Gossypium_hirsutum_v2.1, whole genome shotgun sequence genome and encodes:
- the LOC107904449 gene encoding transcription factor RF2b, giving the protein MQDPPSLDPNPDPPFPSNASSSAAQTTPSFPHPTSFRGSYHRRVHSEVQFRIPDDLDLVSDPFEGLGSEDDLFCTYVDIEKLGGSSKGSEDGGGAAGSSSGGSGRNPEGEEMSGLSGKGEKNNGGGKGRHRYSHSIDGCSLMESIEAKKAMSPDKLAELWTIDPKRAKRIIANRQSAARSKERKARYISELERKVQTLQTEATTLSAQLTLFQRDTTGLTTENTELKLRLQAMEQQAQLRDALNEALKKEVERLKIATGEITTPTDTFNLGMHHMPYNQSSFFPPQPEHMQVDTQNIQMPSFHPLRSNMLTPNQSVVTSSNSQAFADIMRQDPLGRLQGLDISSRSSHLVKSESPSISAGESSGTL